Proteins encoded together in one Diceros bicornis minor isolate mBicDic1 chromosome 18, mDicBic1.mat.cur, whole genome shotgun sequence window:
- the AMZ2 gene encoding archaemetzincin-2 — protein MQTVRHSEQTLKTALISKNPALVSQYEKLDAGERRLMNQAFQPDSDLFGPITVHSRSDWITSHPEDPQDFEQFFSDPYRKTPSPEKRSIYIQCIGSLGNTRIISEEYIKWLKGYCEAFFYGLTVKLLEPVPVSATGCSFRVNDNTRNLQIHAGHILKFLKKKKPGDAFCIVGITMIDLYPRDSWNFVFGQASLTDGVGIFSFARYGSDFYSSRYEGRVKKSQKISPSDYSVFDNYYTPEVTSVLLLRSCKTLTHEIGHIFGLRHCQWLACLMQGSNHLEEADRRPLNLCPICLRKLQCAVGFNIVERYKALVLWIDGESADTPGVTPKHSRENNVNLPKPVEAFKEWKEWIIKCLAVLQK, from the exons ATGCAAACAGTCCGGCACTCTGAACAGACACTAAAAACAGCTCTCATCTCAAAGAACCCGGCGCTTGTGTCACAGTATGAGAAATTAGATGCTGGGGAACGGCGTTTGATGAACCAAGCCTTCCAGCCAGACAGTGATCTCTTTGGACCCATTACTGTGCATTCCCGATCAGATTGGATCACCTCCCATCCCGAGGATCCCCAAGACTTTGAACAGTTTTTCAGTGATCCTTACAGAAAGACACCCTCTCCAGAGAAGCGCAGCATTTATATACAGTGCATTG GATCTCTAGGAAACACCAGAATTATCAGTGAGGAATACATTAAGTGGCTCAAGGGCTACTGTGAAGCATTTTTCTATGGCTTAACAGTAAAACTGCTAGAACCGGTTCCTGTCTCTGCAACAGGGTGTTCCTTTCGAGTTAATGATAACACACGAAACCTACAAATTCATGCAG gaCACATCCTGAagttcttaaaaaagaagaaacctgGAGATGCCTTCTGTATTGTGGGAATAACAATGATTGATCTTTACCCAAGAGACTCCTGGAATTTTGTCTTCGGCCAGGCCTCTTTGACAGATG GTGTGGGGATATTCAGCTTTGCCAGGTACGGCAGTGATTTTTATAGCTCACGCTATGAAGGCAGAGTGAAGAAGTCGCAGAAAATCTCTCCCAGTGACTACTCCGTTTTTGATAACTATTACACTCCCGAAGTGACTAGTGTTTTGCTGCTTCGGTCCTGTAAG ACTTTAACCCATGAGATTGGACACATATTTGGACTTCGACACTGCCAGTGGCTTGCATGCCTGATGCAAGGCTCCAACCACTTGGAAGAAGCTGACCGGCGCCCCCTAAACCTTTGCCCTATCTGTTTACGCAAGTTACAGTGTGCTGTTGGCTTCAACATTGTAGAAAGATACAAG gCGCTCGTGCTGTGGATTGATGGTGAGTCTGCCGACACACCGGGCGTCACCCCGAAACATAGTCGTGAAAATAACGTGAATTTGCCAAAACCTGTGGAAGCCTTTAAGGAATGGAAAGAGTGGATAATAAAATGCCTTGCTGTTCTCCAAAAATAA